In Nocardia sputorum, a single genomic region encodes these proteins:
- a CDS encoding transposase: MAGQFEPRIVPKHGRRVSGFDEAVISLCAKGLTTGEIRDHLAELYGADVSRKTISKLTDAVAAELAEWQSMDRVYAVVVIDCIRRRDPRWPGRLTPDRRRWRHRSRRCP; the protein is encoded by the coding sequence GTGGCTGGTCAGTTCGAGCCGCGGATCGTGCCCAAGCACGGCCGCCGTGTCAGCGGTTTTGACGAGGCCGTGATCAGTTTGTGCGCCAAGGGCTTGACCACCGGCGAGATCCGCGATCACCTCGCCGAGCTCTACGGTGCAGATGTCTCGAGGAAGACGATCTCGAAGCTCACCGACGCAGTGGCCGCCGAGCTAGCCGAATGGCAGTCCATGGATCGCGTGTACGCGGTGGTGGTGATCGACTGTATCCGGCGTCGAGATCCGCGATGGCCAGGTCGCCTCACGCCCGATCGACGTCGCTGGCGGCATCGGTCTCGACGGTGCCCGTGA
- a CDS encoding phage tail protein: protein MSEPTFVHLNRDNVWRDFHRRGLDPTQTTLRLATLPAATTPPPTGPPSGPDASAGLAVGPDGTIFFTDGHTIGRVDGCDGSSEAFSCVGGEGSEPTELRGPTGLLVHRNRGALIVADTGNDRIQLFDLRTHQLLDVWDGFDRPSGLAADPAGRIYVAEHGRVRQLTAGGAENRAFADTLAAEAVLRDPVAIAVRPGPEICVLDRSRRALLVLDPAGHLLTEHNLDLTDDPLGLAATSDAFYIGAGGSVVTFDRNGTRLGIAAGWSAPVAALALDGRGGLIVHPGGSGPPVRLALHGAFVRHGIAWGGPFGGFTDRPKTWHRLVTTMVTLPADAHVQFFVHTTNDPASEPAVEETAADPFPAPAWSPGPPELGEFLIDRPATRFAWVGIRFTGDGTSTAELQQIRLEFDHAGYLQHLPAIYRDEQPHTFLRRYLALVESLFGEVQDATTGLSRLLDPAVAEPFLTTLARWLAVDRAPQWDTGALREAVTHSYAESAHRGTPAGLRQALRRHTGVDAWIEEPIVTGAWWALAAGETSPAAERETSVLGVTTMLAAAEPQGAVLGSTATVDRSHLIDNAEYGMPLFDTVAHRFTVRLYQGANYSAERAAAVEALLERERPAHTDYVICRVDPGLAVGTARVGIDTVIGGDAPPARLDGEAVLGAGFVLGGAPPGRIGESSQLGVTTLLGSGSLRDH, encoded by the coding sequence ATGAGCGAACCCACTTTCGTTCATCTCAACCGCGACAACGTGTGGCGCGACTTTCACCGACGCGGCCTGGATCCCACCCAGACCACGCTTCGGCTCGCCACATTGCCGGCGGCGACCACACCACCCCCAACCGGGCCCCCCTCTGGCCCAGACGCGTCGGCCGGGCTCGCCGTCGGCCCGGACGGAACGATCTTCTTCACCGACGGACACACCATCGGTCGCGTCGACGGCTGCGACGGATCCTCGGAAGCATTCAGCTGTGTCGGCGGCGAGGGATCAGAACCGACCGAGCTGCGCGGACCCACCGGCCTGCTGGTACACCGCAACCGGGGCGCGCTGATCGTGGCCGACACCGGCAACGACCGGATCCAACTGTTCGACCTGCGCACCCACCAACTGCTCGACGTGTGGGACGGGTTCGACCGGCCCTCGGGCTTGGCCGCCGATCCGGCAGGCCGGATCTATGTCGCCGAGCATGGGCGGGTTCGGCAGCTCACCGCGGGCGGGGCGGAAAATCGCGCATTCGCCGACACACTGGCTGCCGAGGCGGTCCTGCGGGACCCGGTCGCCATCGCCGTCCGGCCGGGACCGGAGATATGCGTCCTCGACCGGAGCCGTCGCGCGCTGCTCGTCCTCGACCCGGCCGGGCACCTGCTCACGGAGCACAACCTCGACCTCACCGACGACCCGCTCGGGCTAGCGGCAACGTCGGACGCCTTCTACATCGGTGCGGGCGGTTCGGTCGTCACATTCGATCGCAACGGTACCCGACTGGGGATCGCGGCCGGTTGGTCCGCTCCGGTCGCGGCGCTGGCCCTGGACGGGCGCGGCGGGCTCATCGTCCATCCCGGCGGGTCCGGACCGCCGGTCCGGTTGGCGCTGCACGGGGCGTTCGTCCGGCACGGCATCGCCTGGGGTGGACCCTTCGGCGGCTTCACCGACCGCCCGAAGACCTGGCACCGCCTCGTCACGACGATGGTCACGCTGCCCGCCGATGCCCACGTGCAGTTCTTCGTGCACACCACCAACGACCCAGCAAGCGAACCCGCGGTCGAGGAGACCGCAGCGGACCCATTCCCTGCGCCCGCCTGGTCGCCCGGGCCACCCGAACTGGGAGAATTCCTGATCGACCGGCCCGCGACGAGGTTCGCCTGGGTCGGCATACGATTCACCGGCGACGGAACCAGCACAGCCGAACTGCAGCAGATCCGCCTTGAGTTCGACCATGCGGGATACCTGCAGCACCTGCCCGCAATCTACCGCGACGAGCAGCCCCACACGTTCCTGCGGCGCTACCTCGCGCTCGTTGAAAGCCTATTTGGGGAGGTGCAGGACGCGACGACAGGCCTATCCCGGCTGTTGGACCCGGCCGTGGCGGAGCCGTTCCTCACCACGCTGGCGCGTTGGCTCGCCGTCGACCGGGCGCCGCAGTGGGACACCGGCGCGCTGCGCGAGGCGGTCACCCACTCCTACGCCGAGTCCGCGCACCGTGGCACCCCCGCCGGGCTGCGCCAAGCATTGCGCCGCCACACCGGTGTCGACGCCTGGATCGAGGAGCCGATCGTCACCGGCGCCTGGTGGGCACTGGCCGCGGGGGAAACGAGCCCGGCGGCCGAGCGGGAGACCTCGGTCCTGGGCGTCACGACCATGCTCGCCGCCGCCGAACCCCAAGGTGCGGTGCTCGGGTCGACCGCCACCGTCGACCGCTCCCACCTGATCGACAACGCGGAGTACGGAATGCCGCTGTTCGACACCGTCGCCCACCGCTTCACCGTGCGCCTCTACCAAGGCGCGAACTACAGCGCGGAGCGTGCAGCAGCGGTCGAGGCGCTCCTGGAGCGAGAACGACCGGCACACACCGACTACGTGATCTGCCGGGTCGATCCCGGCCTCGCGGTCGGGACGGCACGGGTCGGGATCGACACCGTGATCGGCGGCGACGCACCCCCCGCCCGGCTGGACGGCGAGGCGGTGCTCGGTGCCGGCTTCGTCCTTGGCGGCGCGCCGCCGGGAAGGATCGGAGAGTCCTCGCAGCTCGGTGTGACGACACTCCTCGGCTCGGGTTCACTGCGGGACCACTGA
- a CDS encoding putative baseplate assembly protein, which translates to MISTALPLQNLDDRRWIDLVEEARALIPFHAPGWTDHNAHDPGITLVELFAFIVEMDLYRVNRITDAHRRKFLALAGITPAPPRPATTILGLRLAPGEAPLPLPAGLEFTGHDPFGTPIRFRARHDLTVQPGRLAAVLAEDPHSAAPRDLTTAWLRGEPILPFGPDPRPGAALYLGFDLPAPWTPGTLISLGIAIGDPDGRSGNAERQRISAETAAATADCVPPWKILHCDEQEKETTEPRRAVHHSAVLSWELRNGAGHWTRLAPEEVDDDTRAMTLDGRVVLRIPGPVPAGSLGAHPEALVWLRARLIHGGFDAPPVLQGLTDNPVEVEQAVPATTRLQLAQGAQVSGEEPVPGEFVELDVDLDRRGQVRRIRFGPPRAGIPAVRLLALDRVKRSLIVEAAAVARGTGGPGQRIDVPDAPLVAASLRVTGLEDGTWRIWSARPDFDASTRSDAHLTADPTAGTILLGDGEHGRTAPAGTTLLVTADITRAADGNLATRTIDRLADSAHNRAVAGDLKALAGRLVWIANITPAADGAAAESVSAAIARARDEREDAARAVTLDDYAALARQTPGVRLARAEARANTHPGFPFQTAPGVVTVLVLPHLPADRPVPTPGLRRAVAAYLNRRRMIGTRVEVAEPEYVHVTVRATVQATAGTPTAGLATAVRAALDGFLHPLTGGPDGAGWPFGRDVHHSEVLTVIGKVPGIAHVLALELVSDGQVSCADVCIGPLGLVDAGPHEIEVR; encoded by the coding sequence GTGATATCGACCGCACTACCACTGCAGAACCTCGACGACCGGCGCTGGATCGACCTGGTCGAGGAGGCACGAGCGCTGATCCCGTTCCACGCCCCGGGCTGGACCGACCACAACGCCCACGACCCGGGCATCACGCTCGTCGAGCTGTTCGCCTTCATCGTGGAGATGGACCTCTACCGCGTCAACCGAATCACCGATGCCCACCGCCGCAAATTCCTCGCCCTCGCCGGGATCACCCCGGCGCCGCCGCGCCCGGCCACGACCATCCTCGGGCTGCGGCTCGCCCCCGGCGAGGCCCCGCTCCCGCTGCCAGCCGGGCTGGAATTCACCGGGCACGACCCGTTCGGGACACCGATACGCTTCCGCGCCCGACACGACCTGACGGTGCAGCCCGGTCGCCTCGCGGCAGTCTTGGCCGAAGACCCGCACTCGGCCGCCCCCCGGGACCTGACCACAGCGTGGCTGCGCGGCGAGCCGATCCTGCCCTTCGGACCGGACCCGCGGCCCGGCGCGGCCCTGTACCTCGGGTTCGACTTGCCCGCACCATGGACACCCGGCACCCTCATCAGCCTCGGTATAGCCATCGGGGACCCGGACGGCCGATCAGGAAACGCCGAGCGGCAAAGGATCTCGGCCGAGACAGCCGCCGCAACCGCAGACTGCGTCCCGCCCTGGAAGATCCTGCACTGCGATGAGCAGGAGAAAGAAACCACCGAACCGCGCCGAGCCGTCCACCACAGTGCCGTGCTGTCGTGGGAACTGCGCAACGGTGCCGGGCACTGGACCCGGCTCGCCCCCGAGGAAGTCGACGACGACACCCGGGCCATGACCCTCGACGGGCGGGTTGTCCTCCGCATACCCGGACCGGTACCAGCAGGAAGCCTCGGCGCCCACCCAGAGGCTCTGGTCTGGCTGCGAGCCCGGCTGATCCACGGCGGATTCGACGCCCCACCTGTCTTGCAAGGGCTGACCGACAACCCTGTAGAGGTGGAGCAGGCCGTCCCTGCGACCACCCGGCTGCAGCTCGCCCAAGGCGCGCAGGTGAGCGGCGAGGAGCCGGTCCCGGGAGAGTTCGTCGAACTGGACGTGGACCTGGACCGCCGCGGTCAGGTGCGGCGGATCCGGTTCGGGCCGCCCCGCGCCGGCATCCCCGCTGTCCGGCTGCTGGCCCTCGACAGGGTGAAACGCTCGCTGATCGTCGAAGCCGCGGCGGTGGCCCGCGGCACCGGCGGGCCCGGGCAGCGCATCGACGTGCCCGACGCGCCACTGGTCGCGGCGTCCCTGCGGGTCACCGGACTGGAGGACGGAACGTGGCGGATCTGGTCTGCCCGGCCCGACTTCGACGCCTCCACCCGCTCCGACGCACACCTCACCGCCGACCCGACCGCTGGAACGATTTTGCTCGGCGACGGCGAGCACGGCCGTACCGCCCCCGCAGGGACGACGCTGCTGGTGACCGCGGACATCACCCGCGCCGCCGACGGCAACCTCGCGACGCGGACGATCGACCGGCTGGCCGACTCGGCACACAACCGGGCCGTCGCCGGTGACCTGAAGGCACTTGCCGGTCGGCTGGTGTGGATCGCGAACATCACGCCCGCCGCGGATGGCGCCGCCGCCGAGTCGGTGTCGGCCGCGATCGCGCGGGCCCGCGATGAACGGGAGGACGCCGCGCGCGCCGTCACGCTGGACGACTACGCCGCGCTGGCCCGGCAGACGCCGGGGGTCCGTCTCGCCCGCGCCGAAGCCCGAGCCAACACACACCCCGGATTCCCGTTCCAGACCGCGCCCGGTGTCGTCACGGTGCTAGTCCTCCCGCACCTGCCCGCCGACCGCCCGGTACCCACTCCCGGCCTGCGGAGGGCGGTGGCCGCCTACCTGAACCGGCGACGCATGATCGGCACCCGGGTCGAGGTGGCTGAGCCAGAGTACGTCCACGTCACCGTCCGGGCCACGGTCCAGGCCACAGCGGGCACCCCGACCGCGGGACTTGCGACCGCCGTCCGTGCCGCCCTCGATGGCTTCCTGCACCCGCTGACCGGCGGCCCCGACGGCGCCGGGTGGCCGTTCGGCCGCGACGTCCACCACTCGGAGGTACTGACCGTCATCGGCAAGGTGCCGGGGATCGCTCATGTCCTCGCCCTCGAACTGGTGTCCGACGGGCAAGTGAGCTGCGCCGACGTCTGCATCGGCCCCCTCGGACTGGTCGACGCCGGCCCACACGAAATCGAAGTGAGGTGA